The Macrotis lagotis isolate mMagLag1 chromosome 6, bilby.v1.9.chrom.fasta, whole genome shotgun sequence genome includes a window with the following:
- the TPT1 gene encoding translationally-controlled tumor protein, giving the protein MYIYRDLISHDEMFSDIYKIREIANGLCLEVEGKMVSRTEGTIDDSLIGGNASAEGPEGEGTDATVITGVDIVINHHLQETSFTKESYKKYIKDYMKSIKGRLEENKPDRVKPFMTGAAEQIKHILANFKNYQFFIGENMNPDGMVALLDFREDGVTPYMIFFKDGLEMEKC; this is encoded by the exons ATGTACATCTACCGGGACCTCATCAGCC ATGATGAGATGTTCTCCGACATTTACAAGATCCGGGAGATCGCGAACGGGCTGTGCCTGGAGGTGGAGGGGAAG ATGGTCAGTAGGACAGAGGGTACCATTGATGATTCACTCATCGGTGGAAATGCCTCTGCTGAAGGTCCTGAGGGTGAAGGAACAGATGCCACCGTAATCACTGGAGTTGATATAGTAATAAACCATCATCTGCAAGAAACTAGTTTCACAAAAGAGTCCTACAAAAAGTACATCAAAGACTACATGAAATC aaTCAAAGGCAGACTTGAAGAAAACAAGCCAGATAGAGTAAAACCTTTTATGACGGGAGCTGCAGAACAAATCAAACATATCCttgctaattttaaaaactatcag ttcttcataGGTGAAAACATGAATCCAGATGGCATGGTGGCTCTCCTGGACTTCCGTGAGGATGGTGTGACCCCATATATGATTTTCTTTAAGGATGgtttagaaatggagaaatgt TAA